The DNA window aaagggaactatgataggacccgtcgcataactctctctatttaatcgcactacactttaggtttcgcccactcctttacaccaagtcgggcagctccctcttgtgcctaggtgaatccggaagcagcataggccatcgttacaccacgactcccatccatacttcatcacgctcacccttgcctgggtatgtCGAATAGTTCGTaattacactccaaatcccatcgttgcccattctggcttgtggttagcacggaaataacttccagggtttcctgcgaaccggtccttagTTGTTACGGGtatgactctcaaaaccatgcacccacaacccaccattatcaatattttagttggcattaacccgctCCGGGTATTAAATGATCATCACCAGCTATTTAGACTAATAATGATTAATGTGTGATCCCAgaagctacttgttctaagcacgacTAAACATTAACCTAGGTCTAACTCTACTCAAATTACCCCTggtataacatgaataaagttggaacGACGGCATAGTAATAGGTTACCCATAAAATAactacaataaatactttaattaaagcaatgcatgtttgaataaataaagcggagaatttgcaataatgggttcaatatgatcaagatgagtgccacttgccttgctccggtccctggggtacttcggcgatgacGAAATAAACCGGCGATGATCTCGGAGGATGACACACGGGCCTGggggaagagaagagagaggaagggagggggcGGTCGGCCGACGGGCCGGACCCACTGGTCAGcgtgagagggagagggggagatggACGGCTGACGTGTGGGCCCCACAGGTCGGCCACACTGAACAGAGAGGCAGGGGGGAGACGGCTTTggccgggagaggagggaggcggcggccggccgagcgggcagtggagggcggcgacgtcctGTTGAGCGGCGTcggtggagggcggcgacggcgagcagtGACTCGGCGGTGTGAACCGgcggtcgacgacgacggcggtcgACGGAGAAGGCGGTCGCGCCGAGAGGAGAGCGGCGTCGGCCtggggagggcgacggcgacggcgcactaCGGGTGCGGCGGGgccacgacgacgatgacgaggtGGGGTGACGGTGAGCGGAGGGGTGCCGGCAACGTCCAGGACACGGaagcgcacggcggcggcaccggcctcggcgtccaccggcggagaggaagagagagaggacagCGGCGGCTTACCCGAGACGggaacgacgacggcgagtcggcgcggtggcgggacaggtggtgacgtccggcggcgcggacgacgGCGCCCCAGTGGCGAGTTCGATCTACGGTGGCGAGGCttgggtgcggcggcggctcgggaacgagggcggcggcgcgcggcggggctTTATAGCGTGGGGGTAgcgcggctagggcgggacggcCGTTCTAGACCGAGCCGGCCATGGCGCGGACTAGGCGGCGACGATTgcgggcggcggttgcggcggcgaggcgaagtCCGGctcggccggggcggcggctcggagggaggcggcacggACCTGGCGTGGCGCGGGCGGGCCGGCAGCTGGGCTAGGGAGGCGGGAGGCGGGAAGGGTAGGAGGAGGTGGGCCGCGCAGGGAGGTgaggctcggctgggccgggccATGGGGGTGAAGGAAGGGAGAAggagggaaggaaaaagaagaataaaaaggaggaaaattggacttcggcacaatttgagaagggaaggaaaaagaaagaaaaagggaggaaaaaagagaaaaagaaaagctccagttttgccaaattttaaattaaattttgggcaaaattttatactcttcaacttgagtttaaatcctgttaataatttacgaactttgatttaattaaattaattcctttagaggaGTTTTTCATGAGTTAATTAAGTGAATTATTGTTTACGAATTCCTTTTACGAATTGGGCTTACGattaaactccgggtgtgacatcgGGCCACCAATTTTTGGTTGTACTCCGTACGTCATGTAGGAGGTCACTACCGTAGTGATGCCAGGTTGATATAGTCTTTGTCCATCGTAGATGATGCGGTCGATGCCGTCGTCGATGAAGCGTCTTGCAGAGATTCCTGTCAGAGGACGCGAGATGAATGTCCATCGTTGTGGACGAAGCGGCGGCGTGTTGTTCCTATGTTGATGTAGACCATCGGCAGTGTTACTTTAATGCATGTTGATGGTGGACGTGGAGACTCGGTGAAAACGTCGACAGCTTGATGTAGTGCTTGCTTATTGGTAGATTGGTGTCACCGCACCTCTGCTTCTGCCGCTAGAAATTGAGAGATTTTGTAGCGAGAAgaaactaatctaatctatatatgatatatggtggctaaaaagaaatttatcTAATACTAATTATTGGAGAGGCTAGGTAGCtacatgaaaaagaaaatgcataCACTGTATCCGAGTTTCTGTGCTGAAAATTGAAGATGCATGgtgtcgtcctcgccgccttgCCGTTGATAGTTTTGGTGACGTGGTATGATGTGACGGTGCTGATATAGTCTTAGTCCCACGTGGCGCTTATGTtgcaatataatttaaaaaatatcagtgGGACCTATCggtcattaaaaaaacaatatattgtgGGACCCACTGATATGTGGATGGCTTACGTAcgcttttgtttttgttcgcCACGTCGCTGGCGCCGTCGAGGGCGGACGGCCGGTTCGCGCAGCGATTCGACGGGCTGCGCTTCATCGAGACCCTCGTCAGCGCGCACCGTTGAGCCTCCTGCGCCCTGCGTGCCGCTGTGGAGGAGACGATCGATGGCATGGCAGATCAGAGCAGGATTCATGGGCTAGGATTGGTGTATGCCGAGtgtttaattagttaattagcaATTTGTTGCtggattattatttattaacttgTGGCTTTTGGCTAATCTAATCACTCCTTTTATGCAACGAATAAGTGGATCAATTACCATCATTAACTCGTGCCGCCGCATCTTCACCCGCAGGCCGCAGCCGAAGCCGCAACCGGAGCCGGACATCGGGGAGGCAGTGCACCCGCCCGAGGTCCGCAAGACGCGGATGGCATCGAGCACGGAGCGCGTCCGCGTCGAGCGACACCTCAGTGGGGGATTGGAGCCGGAGTACAACGCCACCTCGCCACGCGTCATCTCCGGCCGGTTcgtgtccaccggcgacgccgtcgagcCGGCGCAGTCTTCGTACGACCTGGTGGAGCCGATGCTCGTCCGCGTCGTCAGGGTGCGCGGCGGCATTCGCGCCTGCGAGGGCCCTACGCCCCTACGGCATCTCGGCCAGATGAGAAGGGAAGAAGTGAAGAATGGTTGGAGAGTGGAAGGGGTGGGTCCCACAGTATATTTTGTGTGAATGACATATGGGtcctatagatattttttaaaattctagtGTCACATAAGAGTCACGCGGGACTAAGACTAGATCAACTCATCAACACAAGACTATGTCAATACCGCCACATCAGCTCTACGTCAGCAAAACCACACTCCAAAACCACTGGGGGAGTCAAATTACACTTGTCTCAATAGTTTAGGAGTCTCATATTCGGTTTCTGGTTAAGTGTTActttctccgtttcataatataagatatgtcaattttttgttacgaccatttgtcttattcaaaaaattatacaaatatcatttattttgcttgtgacttactttcttctcaaaagaattttaagcatgacttatcatttttatatttgtacttttgaaataagacgaataatcaaacattacaacaaaaaagtcaaacatcttatgttattgttaacgccagattttagcaaatcgCCGCTATGGATTAATTTGAGATTAAAGAACGAATCAAACAGAAATCATGacaatcggatagaagaccagGCGGAATACGACTTGAACTCAGCCAATGGAGTctggatcggataagaaattGAGTCCGATTAGGCCTAGattgttacagatagatttgggaataatcagagtccgtgtaatttaatttatctgttaattagagttagtgaagattttatctctaagagattagagtccgatcgggacttgtgtgttagagatagaatatacataggagtttgttatttctttttatctcttgggagttgtatgtcgtgtccaacacggcctagcctcaacccgagggtataaatatgtatgcacgGGGTCCTTGTTTGGcatctacatcataattagATCCAATATttttggcgcatcgccaccctcttgtccgagGTTTTTAATttcggcggaacttggcacctgacgcggggctgcatcgcttcgatctctagcggaggggtaagtccatcgttccgcTGGGCCACAGTAATcgcatcggctagattagaactgtctcggttcggtctgattttctaatctagttgtgtgattgctagttttcgtatcagttttaacttagatcactttcgtgttttgagttgatctggtcgaccactttgggcgatctacgtgggtttgatatttgctgttTGACATATACAATCTAgcactgtctcggttaggtccgatctagtagattgcatttgtcagatggtttatatcagatcgatgtattttgttcattgttttatcggaatACCAGCCAATAAGCTACCAATCATTGGCTCATTGGCTTAAtaacaatctagatctgtttagtatctatcctgacattgctagaattaatcttgaactgtcttggttgggtccgatcttctatgattattcttagcaatccgggctaggtattttatagatcttggttgtttgtccgccgtctatagccgatatTTTTGTCGATCTACATATTCAttattcattatatttacatcaatagagtggCCGATCGCGttactgtattatttttagaacgGCGGTTATTTATGTcacatcggcttatgagaatcaCATGCCAATTAGTTTTAGCGGATcacaacacatgattcattgtttattccgaGTAATtcgttggtttatttattagtcttaTCGATCTCcgtgtttcctataattatattgtgcTCCATTGCTGTTAAcaccagattttggcaaatgagCGTTATTGATTGTAAcatgattaaagaccgaatcggacaaggaggCTTGAATCAGCTGGAAACATGAAGCTGGACGCACGGGGGTTGCAGACAATAGAGTCCAAATCGGACAAGGATGGAAGTGCGATTGGGCCCAAAGCCTGGAGATAAGTTCGGTATTTAACCgtgagtccgtgtagattaattaggatttatctcAGAGTTCGGTTAGGATTTTGAGTCCGGATACTGTAAGATTAGTTATTAGCCCGTCATaacccgtcgatcaattaAGACAGAACTATCTCGGTTGTATCTGATCTTCTGTTTAGTTGATCGGTGGGTTGAGTTCTATCATTATTTTAATCTGTTTTGGCTTGAGGTAatggtagttctcgatcaagtcctcgtaAGTTCTTCTGTCTGATCTGTCCGCGTGAGTTTTGTTGATCtaattctgtctcggtttgatCCGATCAATTAGGTTTGCTTGGTTCAGGTTATCAGATTGGGTTGGGGGCTTGcgagggcttatcgctggagttttagccagcAGTATCTTGAGTAATTCATTGATTGGCTGGTTAAACCtgttgatcttcatgtttctatggttATATCATGCGAAACTActtactgtctcggttaagtctgatctatgtatgatTGGTATGATCTGTTCGTAGAAGTCTGTCCGATCGGTTGGGT is part of the Oryza brachyantha chromosome 2, ObraRS2, whole genome shotgun sequence genome and encodes:
- the LOC107303650 gene encoding uncharacterized protein LOC107303650 codes for the protein MADQSRIHGLGLVPQPKPQPEPDIGEAVHPPEVRKTRMASSTERVRVERHLSGGLEPEYNATSPRVISGRFVSTGDAVEPAQSSYDLVEPMLVRVVRVRGGIRACEGPTPLRHLGQMRREEVKNGWRVEGVGPTVYFV